One Silene latifolia isolate original U9 population chromosome 4, ASM4854445v1, whole genome shotgun sequence DNA segment encodes these proteins:
- the LOC141651641 gene encoding protein FAR1-RELATED SEQUENCE 9-like, protein MDQQRYTQKSLDRDKISVYTVTKTMLHLEIHASTVYTHALFYEFQKQCVSSLNSCSAGDSSRDSTTRFLDVEDAILRTTYTVAFNPTTFDAKCSCKMFERKGYICKHIIWILSGKGVRKIPEQYLLSRWTKNTKKMPLYDVHGQLIDDFDSSDVRAFRQKFKPGPETMTKQQELEMLLGVKCSDEVQILPPVKCKNKGSGKRLTSKKQMSIEKAQKPKRFCNNCKQMAHHDKRIASNPNSRHLSTRSSSLADVD, encoded by the exons ATGGATCAGCAAAGATACACCCAAAAGTCCCTTGATAGAGACAAGATCTCTGTCTACACCGTAACCAAAACCATGCTTCATCTTGAGATTCATGCATCCACTGTGTACACACACGCACTCTTTTATGAATTCCAAAAGCAGTGTGTCTCTTCTTTGAATTCATGTAGCGCTGGAGATTCTTCAAGGGATTCCACTACAAGGTTTCTTGATGTTGAAGATGCAATATTGCGTACTACGTACACTGTAGCATTTAATCCCACAACTTTtgatgcaaaatgttcatgtaaGATGTTTGAGAGGAAGGGATACATCTGCAAACACATTATTTGGATTTTATCAGGTAAAGGGGTTAGGAAGATACCTGAACAGTACCTTTTGAGTAGGTGGACAAAGAACACCAAGAAGATGCCTCTTTATGATGTGCACGGGCAGTTGATCGATGATTTTGATTCCTCGGATGTGAGA GCATTTAGACAGAAATTCAAGCCCGGCCCTGAAACAATGACCAAACAACAAGAGTTAGAGATGCTTCTTGGGGTTAAGTGTTCAGATGAGGTTCAGATATTACCACCAGTTAAATGCAAAAACAAGGGTAGTGGCAAGAGGTTGACCTCTAAGAAACAAATGTCCATTGAAAAGGCACAAAAGCCGAAAAGGTTTTGCAATAattgtaaacaaatggcacatcATGATAAACGAATCGCCTCTAATCCAAATTCGAGACATCTGAGCACTCGG AGTTCTTCACTTGCGGATGTTGATTGA